The Oncorhynchus tshawytscha isolate Ot180627B linkage group LG05, Otsh_v2.0, whole genome shotgun sequence genome includes a window with the following:
- the lg05h1orf210 gene encoding type III endosome membrane protein TEMP: protein MGSWGHSLCVVLCFWGTVSGSMLQSRTVGPCTVNTGTASFNCSWRKLVHIPTEIWDNATTLDFSQNHLNLTNPQHFRQLQRLDQLVTLNLSGNYLPLLGKDNLCSLASLHTLDLSGCQLTSIEAGALQGLPRLGELFLGHNRLQVPLSVSTQDIVTISFMDFHGNQELERGSDDLSTGIRRPSHRKLLANDREHPTTTPTNTMTTANGTESPGQSRPSHSWQYLVAVLVTAISLSLLIASLAKCQLVRRYLASYRHTRLTEQDTASQCDPNSLEVGFSMYNHGGQAQSPHPAAVPQGEIDIEDEEDDDGFIEDNYIQASERERAKRALEVEEEEEEDGMDFTIG, encoded by the exons ATGGGGTCCTGGGGCCACAGcctgtgtgtggttttgtgtttcTGGGGAACAGTTAGCGGGAGCATGCTTCAGAGTCGCACTGTTGGCCCGTGTACTGTCAATACTGGCACG GCATCATTTAACTGCAGTTGGAGGAAACTGGTTCATATTCCAACAGAGATATGGGACAATGCAACCACACTGGACTTCTCCCAGAACCACCTCAACTTAACTAACCCTCAACACTTCAGACAACTACAGAGGTTGGATCAGCTGGTTACCCTCAATCTCTCAGGCAACTACCTCCCTCTGCTGGGGAAAGACAACCTCTGCAGCCTCGCCTCCCTGCATACACTAGACCTCAGTGGCTGCCAATTGACTTCCATAGAGGCTGGAGCTCTGCAGGGTTTACCCAGGTTAGGGGAGCTGTTTTTGGGGCACAACAGACTGCaagtccccctgtctgtctccactcaaGATATAGTAACTATATCCTTCATGGATTTCCATGGGAACCAAGAGCTTGAGCGTGGCTCTGATGATTTGTCGACAGGAATCAGAAGACCATCTCATAGAAAACTGTTGGCAAATGACCGTGAACATCCCACCACAACTCCAACGAACACAATGACTACAGCTAATG GCACAGAGTCGCCTGGTCAGAGCCGCCCCTCCCACAGTTGGCAATATTTGGTGGCAGTCCTTGTGACGgcaatctccctctccctcctcatcgccAGCCTGGCCAAATGCCAGCTGGTCCGCCGCTACCTAGCCAGCTATCGCCACACCCGTCTGACCGAGCAGGACACAGCCAGCCAGTGTGACCCCAACAGTCTGGAGGTGGGCTTCTCTATGTACAACCATGGGGGACAGGCACAGAGCCCCCACCCTGCTGCTGTCCCCCAGGGAGAGATTGACatagaggatgaggaagatgatGATGGCTTCATAGAGGATAACTACATACAagccagtgagagggagagggcaaagaggGCACTtgaagtggaggaagaggaggaagaggatgggatGGACTTTACCATTGGCTAG